The Lampris incognitus isolate fLamInc1 chromosome 7, fLamInc1.hap2, whole genome shotgun sequence genome window below encodes:
- the LOC130116190 gene encoding extracellular calcium-sensing receptor-like — translation MRKCNNFNFREFKFAQTMIFAINEINRDSNLLPDVKLGYKIYDNCGTMDILRAAMSLASGQRREIYENNCTEGDTVQAILGHSGSRPTISFAQIVGRFHIPVISHFATCACLSDRKKYPSFFRTIPSDYYQSRALAKLVKHFGWTWIGAIAVDNEYGLNGIAKFIQSAQEIGICIEYYEAFSQTWPAHKQSRVIDTIKQSTSKVLVAFMSHREIKVLAAKLYKQNITGLQWVGSDAWITDHSLTDSEGHSVLVGSVGFTVRRAQIPGLKEHLSQVHPSKFPNSQFVKDFWEAVFDCSLNGATKTAVRKPCSGSESLRDVESQFTDVSELRFTNNVYKSVYAVAHALDDLFKCEEGNGPFSNGSCADVKHIKPWQVLHYLGAVNFTTEEGEKVYFDSSGDSPATYELVNLQRTNKGTMGGVPIGIYDASLAESHQFVLNDISAVWGGGLSKIPVSVCSERCHPGTRKVLQKGRPVCCYDCVPCALGEISNVTDSIHCMKCPLEYWPNKYRDTCIPKEIEFLAFDETMGTLLAMFSLLGVFLTVIITLVFYCHKETPLVRANNSELSFLLLFSLTLCFLCSLTFIGRPSKWSCMLRHTAFGITFVLCISCVLGKTIVVLMAFRATLPGSNVMKWFGPAQQRLSVVAFTLVQVLICILWLTISPPFPFKNFQHFQEKIILECALGSAVGFWAVLGYIGLLAMLCFVLAYLARTLPDNFNEAKFITFSMLIFCAVWIAFIPAYVSSPGKFTVAVEIFAILASSYGLLFCIFLPKCYIILLKPEQNTKKHIMGKTSNSDISY, via the exons ATGCGGAAATGCAATAA CTTTAATTTTAGAGAATTCAAATTTGCTCAGACAATGATCTTTGCCATAAATGAGATCAACAGAGATTCAAACCTCCTTCCTGATGTTAAGCTTGGCTATAAGATCTATGACAACTGTGGGACTATGGATATACTGAGAGCTGCCATGTCTCTGGCAAGCGGACAAAGGAGAGAAATATATGAAAACAACTGCACAGAAGGTGACACTGTCCAAGCTATCCTCGGACATTCAGGATCAAGACCAACTATTTCATTCGCTCAGATCGTGGGGAGATTTCATATACCCGTG ATAAGCCACTTTGCCACCTGCGCCTGTCTGAGCGACAGAAAGAAATACCCATCCTTCTTCAGGACTATTCCCAGTGACTACTATCAGAGCAGAGCCCTGGCAAAGCTGGTAAAACACTTTGGCTGGACCTGGATAGGGGCAATAGCTGTTGATAATGAGTACGGCCTCAACGGCATTGCAAAATTCATTCAATCGGCACAAGAAATCGGCATTTGCATTGAATATTATGAAGCTTTTTCTCAGACATGGCCAGCTCATAAGCAGAGCAGAGTCATAGACACCATAAAGCAATCCACTTCCAAGGTCCTCGTAGCATTTATGTCTCATCGAGAGATTAAAGTACTGGCAGCCAAGTTGTACAAGCAGAACATCACCGGGTTGCAGTGGGTCGGCAGTGATGCCTGGATCACAGACCACTCTCTGACTGACAGCGAGGGACACAGCGTTCTGGTGGGATCCGTGGGCTTCACTGTCAGAAGAGCTCAGATCCCCGGGCTGAAAGAGCACCTCAGCCAGGTTCACCCGTCCAAGTTCCCCAACAGCCAGTTTGTTAAAGATTTCTGGGAAGCCGTGTTTGACTGCTCTCTGAACGGGGCCACGAAGACAGCCGTGAGGAAGCCGTGCAGCGGCTCCGAGAGCTTACGAGACGTCGAATCACAATTCACCGACGTCTCCGAGCTGAGGTTCACCAACAATGTGTACAAGTCGGTTTACGCAGTCGCTCACGCCCTTGACGACCTGTTCAAATGTGAGGAGGGTAACGGCCCCTTCTCCAATGGGAGCTGTGCTGATGTTAAACACATCAAGCCGTGGCAG GTTCTGCATTATCTCGGAGCGGTGAATTTCACCACAGAGGAAGGGGAGAAAGTCTATTTTGACAGTAGTGGAGACTCGCCGGCAACGTACGAACTTGTCAATTTACAAAGAACGAATAAGGGCACCATGGGAGGTGTCCCGATTGGTATCTATGATGCGTCTCTTGCTGAGAGCCATCAGTTTGTACTGAATGACATCTCGGCCGTATGGGGTGGCGGGCTGAGCAAG ATCCCTGTGTCAGTGTGCAGCGAGAGATGCCACCCGGGAACTCGTAAAGTGCTGCAGAAAGGAAGGCCGGTCTGCTGCTACGACTGTGTACCTTGTGCGTTAGGAGAGATCAGCAACGTCACAG ATTCAATTCACTGCATGAAGTGTCCACTTGAATACTGGCCCAACAAATACAGGGACACCTGCATCCCCAAAGAAATTGAGTTCCTGGCATTTGACGAGACCATGGGAACGCTCCTAGCCATGTTCTCCTTGCTGGGAGTATTTCTGACGGTGATCATTACGCTGGTCTTCTACTGCCACAAAGAAACCCCACTAGTCCGAGCCAATAACTCTGAGCTGAGCTTCCTGCTGCTCTTCTCTTTGACTCTGTGCTTCCTTTGCTCTCTGACCTTCATCGGCCGGCCCTCCAAGTGGTCCTGCATGCTGAGGCACACGGCGTTTGGCATCACCTTCGTCCTCTGTATCTCCTGTGTGCTGGGGAAGACCATAGTGGTGTTGATGGCCTTCAGGGCCACACTCCCAGGCAGTAATGTAATGAAATGGTTCGGCCCCGCTCAGCAGAGACTCAGCGTCGTGGCTTTCACTCTCGTCCAGGTCCTCATTTGTATCCTCTGGTTGACGATTAGCCCGCCATTTCCTTTTAAAAACTTCCAACATTTCCAAGAGAAAATCATCCTCGAATGTGCGCTAGGCTCAGCTGTTGGGTTCTGGGCGGTTCTGGGCTACATAGGCCTCTTGGCTATGTTGTGTTTTGTGCTGGCCTATCTGGCCCGAACGCTTCCCGATAACTTCAACGAAGCCAAGTTCATCACCTTCAGCATGTTGATATTCTGCGCCGTCTGGATCGCCTTTATCCCGGCATATGTCAGCTCCCCCGGGAAGTTCACCGTCGCTGTGGAGATATTTGCCATCCTGGCCTCCAGTTATGGACTGCTCTTCTGCATTTTTCTCCCAAAATGTTACATCATACTACTGAAGCCCGAGCAGAATACCAAAAAACACATCATGGGAAAGACGTCCAATTCTGATATCAGTTACTAA